One segment of Marvinbryantia formatexigens DSM 14469 DNA contains the following:
- a CDS encoding HIT family protein, giving the protein MTENCIFCKIAGGEIPSATLYEDEDFRVILDVGPAAKGHMLILPKKHFADICEIPEELAGKAFVLAKKMAEKMEKALHCDGINVLQNNHEAAGQTVFHFHIHLIPRWQKDKIGIGWKPGKLTDSDREELLRLFAEG; this is encoded by the coding sequence ATGACGGAGAATTGTATTTTTTGTAAAATTGCCGGAGGAGAAATACCATCAGCGACATTGTATGAGGATGAGGATTTCCGGGTAATTCTGGATGTTGGTCCGGCGGCAAAAGGTCACATGCTGATTCTTCCAAAGAAACATTTTGCGGATATCTGCGAGATACCGGAGGAGCTTGCTGGAAAGGCGTTTGTTCTTGCAAAGAAAATGGCGGAAAAGATGGAGAAGGCGCTTCACTGCGACGGAATCAACGTGCTTCAGAATAATCATGAAGCGGCGGGACAGACGGTATTCCATTTCCACATCCATCTGATTCCTCGCTGGCAGAAGGATAAAATCGGCATCGGCTGGAAACCGGGTAAACTGACAGACAGTGACAGGGAAGAGCTTCTCAGATTGTTTGCTGAAGGATAA
- a CDS encoding sensor histidine kinase: MQSPEEFQTLLSAVSHEIRNPVTLINSYLQLMAQKHPEVCSYPYWNTVQQEMAHLKALLEDISSYQSAYRLHPVPTGMTAYLSEYTASLMPVISQNASVAFSADIAPDLPVLSIDTARLRQVLDNLIRNALEALSLSPGHIASADETSHHTAGPDDAPAGDACMLSLSAAMRKDSLCISICDNGCGIDPAYLDTLFDPFVTHKTDGTGLGLAISRQITEAHGGTLTCLSCGQPTVFEVRLPAEIRR, encoded by the coding sequence ATGCAGTCTCCAGAAGAGTTTCAGACCCTGTTATCTGCTGTTTCCCATGAGATACGCAATCCCGTTACACTTATTAACAGCTACTTACAGTTAATGGCACAAAAGCATCCGGAAGTCTGCAGCTATCCGTACTGGAACACTGTCCAGCAGGAAATGGCGCATCTGAAAGCTCTTCTGGAGGATATCTCTTCCTACCAGAGCGCATACCGTCTGCATCCGGTGCCGACCGGCATGACCGCGTATCTTTCGGAATATACCGCATCACTTATGCCGGTAATTTCACAAAATGCTTCTGTTGCATTTTCCGCGGATATTGCCCCGGACCTTCCCGTATTGTCCATAGATACCGCACGGCTGCGCCAGGTACTGGACAACCTTATACGCAACGCGCTGGAAGCGCTCTCACTGTCTCCGGGACACATAGCATCCGCTGATGAGACGTCCCATCATACAGCCGGTCCGGATGATGCGCCGGCAGGTGACGCCTGTATGCTGTCACTCTCTGCCGCCATGCGCAAAGATTCCCTCTGTATTTCAATATGTGATAATGGCTGCGGCATTGACCCCGCATATCTGGATACCCTGTTCGACCCGTTTGTCACACATAAAACGGACGGTACCGGGCTCGGTCTTGCCATTTCCCGGCAGATTACAGAAGCGCACGGCGGTACCCTTACCTGTCTTTCCTGCGGACAGCCGACGGTGTTCGAAGTACGGCTGCCAGCAGAAATCCGCCGATAA
- a CDS encoding rhomboid family intramembrane serine protease — protein sequence MNLLMVLINIAVFLIITIMGGDTLDAEQMLSYGAMYPPYVTQKGEYYRLFTCMFLHFGWQHLFYNMLLLWFAGDMLEERSGPVRYLVIYLAGGVAGNVLSFLTGMERQVVSAGASGAVFAVIGALVWLVVKNRGKVEGIDNRGLCMMAVLSLAQGFMDAGVDHMAHLGGFIGGFLLAAVLRTPSAVRRKDR from the coding sequence ATGAATCTTCTGATGGTTCTGATTAACATAGCCGTCTTTCTGATTATTACGATTATGGGTGGAGATACACTGGATGCGGAGCAGATGCTGTCGTATGGCGCCATGTATCCGCCGTATGTTACGCAGAAGGGAGAATATTACCGGCTCTTTACATGTATGTTTCTTCACTTTGGATGGCAGCATTTGTTTTATAATATGCTGCTTTTGTGGTTTGCCGGGGATATGCTGGAGGAAAGAAGCGGACCGGTCCGCTATCTTGTGATATATCTGGCGGGCGGCGTGGCAGGAAATGTACTGTCATTTCTGACAGGCATGGAGCGGCAGGTGGTATCCGCAGGGGCATCCGGAGCGGTGTTTGCCGTAATCGGCGCCCTGGTCTGGCTGGTGGTGAAGAACCGCGGAAAAGTGGAAGGGATTGACAACCGGGGTCTGTGCATGATGGCGGTGCTTTCACTGGCACAGGGCTTTATGGACGCGGGTGTGGACCATATGGCGCATCTGGGCGGCTTTATCGGCGGATTTCTGCTGGCAGCCGTACTTCGAACACCGTCGGCTGTCCGCAGGAAAGACAGGTAA
- a CDS encoding DUF362 domain-containing protein: MAYVISDECVSCGTCADACPAGAISEGDGKYVIDADACLECGTCESECPTGAISAE, translated from the coding sequence ATGGCATATGTAATTTCTGATGAATGCGTAAGCTGCGGAACATGCGCAGATGCATGTCCGGCAGGCGCTATCAGCGAAGGCGACGGCAAGTATGTAATCGATGCAGACGCATGTCTTGAGTGCGGTACTTGCGAGAGCGAGTGCCCGACAGGTGCTATCTCTGCTGAATAA
- a CDS encoding helix-turn-helix domain-containing protein codes for MEGSMVEEHRYLISEAAKIVAVEAHVLRYWEDELEIPIGRTELGHRYYTRENIEIFQNVKKLKEEGLQLKAIKAVLQSTNYRPEEDARKAQQEQMTTEQTSLKVMQSNAEKLRQFKELVEEIVEKVVKDNNEELQQRLEESMAKETDYLLHMQEKREEERFRRLDEIIRAHQKVAATKEKRRFRDILRRK; via the coding sequence ATGGAGGGAAGTATGGTAGAGGAGCATCGTTATCTGATTTCCGAAGCAGCGAAAATAGTCGCTGTGGAAGCCCATGTTCTCCGCTATTGGGAGGACGAGCTGGAGATTCCCATCGGCAGGACAGAGCTGGGGCACCGATACTACACCCGAGAAAATATTGAAATTTTTCAAAATGTAAAGAAACTGAAGGAGGAAGGACTGCAGCTAAAGGCAATTAAAGCAGTTCTCCAGAGTACAAATTACAGACCGGAGGAGGACGCGCGCAAAGCGCAGCAGGAGCAGATGACGACGGAGCAGACGTCTCTGAAGGTAATGCAGAGCAATGCGGAAAAGCTCCGGCAATTTAAGGAATTAGTAGAGGAAATTGTAGAAAAGGTCGTAAAAGATAATAACGAGGAGCTTCAGCAGCGGCTGGAGGAATCGATGGCGAAGGAGACGGACTACCTCCTGCATATGCAGGAAAAACGAGAGGAGGAGCGTTTCCGCCGTCTGGATGAGATTATAAGGGCACATCAGAAGGTAGCTGCGACAAAGGAAAAGAGGCGTTTCCGGGACATACTCCGGAGAAAATAG
- a CDS encoding alpha-mannosidase — translation MFLTDRKLERRITELQEYRYRDIIRLEKFAVKEDTGGVVNPALPTSFEGWDTLRTGDTWKGRDRFLWMHKEIPVPAEWKGRKIVGIFDFGNTGAGNNSGFESMLYLNGSMYQGVDVNHKEAFFEDTNCGKVLDVTFRLWSGLEGGGVPTEQEHRIARADLAWLDEQVDDFYYMAQMVWETLGQLNEFDPIQHDLRRALDEACHCIDWSYPGSDAFYESVHEADVLLNEAIDGMNKNSSVNVSCVGHTHIDMAWLWRLKHTREKGSRSFSTVLRLMKQYPEYIFLQTQPQIYEYMKEDFPEIYAQIKERVAEGRWEADGAMWVEADCNLTSGESLTRQILLGSKFIRDEFGKEVEYLWLPDVFGYSWALPQILKKAGINTFMTTKISWNQYNRMPHDTFMWKGIDGSEVLTHFITTPDPWSEPGSWFYTYNGKLTPKTVKGTWEAYSEKQMNKDLLISFGYGDGGGGVNRDMLENRRRIDKIPGLPNLKITTAAEYFRKLHETVEETDQYVHTWDGELYLEYHRGTYTSQGYNKRMNRKMELLYRRAEWLTAMDAVSKGSIAEAKQEELTKGWKHILTDQFHDIIPGSSIHEVYEDSRKDYEYIESVAQGVCRGALADLLEEKQDAWTVFNASAWTAGGIVEIPNARAGVYCDADGNELTAQQAGDVTYVEVKDVPAMGTAAIFFKEQAPAETKAAFTINGRDIETPYYSISLNGYGQITRLFDKTFGREVLPKGERANVLQMFEDKPLDNDAWDIDIFYQQKMREITDLTKFEVTECGALQMKIHMEWNYMSSFIAQDMVLYSDSRRIDFKTFVDYHEQHQLMKAAFPVDIRSTYGTYDVQYGNVRRPNHWNTSWDQARFESVAHRWADLSERNYGVSLLNDCKYGHDIKDNVIRISLLKAGTHPDHLQDQGQHVFTYALLPHGGDFVEGNVVQEAYALNDPMQTAEGVCTFGAESFVTFDNDQVELDAVKKSEDGKYLVIRFHEFAGSAQKVTMRPGFAFREWTECDLRERPLGEWSQEKEVVLSLHAYEIKTILISL, via the coding sequence ATGTTTTTAACAGACAGAAAACTGGAGAGACGGATTACGGAACTGCAGGAGTATCGCTACCGCGACATTATCCGTCTGGAAAAATTTGCAGTAAAGGAAGATACCGGGGGCGTGGTAAACCCGGCGCTTCCGACATCCTTTGAGGGGTGGGATACCCTGCGCACAGGAGATACCTGGAAGGGACGCGACCGTTTCCTGTGGATGCATAAGGAAATCCCGGTTCCGGCAGAGTGGAAGGGCAGAAAGATTGTCGGAATTTTTGACTTTGGAAATACCGGTGCGGGAAACAACTCCGGCTTTGAATCCATGCTGTACTTAAACGGCAGCATGTATCAGGGCGTGGATGTAAATCATAAAGAAGCATTTTTTGAGGACACAAACTGCGGAAAGGTGCTGGATGTCACTTTCCGCCTCTGGTCCGGTCTGGAGGGCGGCGGCGTGCCGACTGAGCAGGAGCACCGCATTGCGCGCGCAGATCTGGCGTGGCTGGATGAGCAGGTGGACGACTTCTATTACATGGCGCAGATGGTATGGGAGACGCTTGGACAGTTAAATGAGTTTGATCCGATCCAGCACGATCTGCGCAGGGCGCTCGACGAGGCGTGCCACTGCATCGACTGGTCCTATCCGGGGAGCGATGCATTCTACGAGAGCGTTCACGAGGCGGATGTTCTCTTAAACGAAGCAATCGACGGCATGAACAAAAACAGCTCCGTGAACGTGAGCTGCGTGGGACACACGCACATCGACATGGCGTGGCTGTGGCGTCTGAAGCATACCAGAGAGAAAGGCTCACGCTCCTTCTCAACAGTACTTCGTCTGATGAAGCAGTACCCGGAATACATTTTCCTGCAGACACAGCCGCAGATCTATGAATATATGAAGGAAGATTTCCCGGAGATTTACGCGCAGATCAAGGAGCGCGTGGCGGAGGGACGCTGGGAAGCGGACGGCGCAATGTGGGTGGAGGCGGACTGCAACCTCACCAGCGGCGAGTCGCTCACCAGACAGATTCTGCTCGGAAGCAAATTTATCAGGGATGAATTTGGCAAAGAGGTGGAATATCTCTGGCTTCCGGATGTGTTCGGCTATTCCTGGGCGCTGCCTCAGATTCTGAAAAAAGCGGGCATCAATACCTTTATGACGACAAAAATAAGCTGGAATCAGTACAACCGTATGCCGCACGACACTTTTATGTGGAAGGGCATCGACGGCAGCGAAGTGCTGACGCACTTTATCACGACACCGGATCCGTGGAGCGAGCCGGGATCCTGGTTTTACACCTACAACGGCAAGCTGACGCCGAAGACGGTAAAGGGCACCTGGGAGGCATACAGCGAGAAGCAGATGAATAAGGATCTGCTGATCTCCTTCGGTTATGGCGACGGAGGCGGCGGCGTAAACCGTGATATGCTGGAGAACCGCAGAAGGATCGACAAAATTCCGGGATTGCCGAATCTGAAGATCACAACGGCGGCGGAATATTTCCGCAAGCTGCATGAGACGGTGGAGGAAACGGACCAGTACGTGCACACCTGGGACGGAGAGCTGTATCTGGAATACCACAGAGGCACCTACACCAGCCAGGGCTACAACAAGCGCATGAACCGCAAAATGGAGCTTCTCTACCGGAGAGCGGAGTGGCTGACCGCGATGGACGCTGTGAGCAAGGGCAGTATTGCAGAGGCAAAACAGGAGGAGCTGACGAAGGGCTGGAAGCATATCCTCACCGACCAGTTCCACGATATCATTCCGGGTTCCTCCATCCACGAGGTATACGAGGATTCCAGGAAGGATTACGAATACATTGAAAGCGTTGCGCAGGGCGTATGCCGGGGAGCGCTGGCGGATCTGCTGGAGGAGAAGCAGGATGCCTGGACGGTATTTAACGCTTCCGCATGGACGGCGGGTGGAATTGTGGAGATTCCGAATGCCCGTGCGGGTGTTTACTGCGATGCAGACGGCAATGAGCTTACCGCGCAGCAGGCGGGAGACGTCACCTACGTGGAGGTGAAGGACGTCCCGGCGATGGGTACGGCAGCGATTTTCTTTAAGGAGCAGGCTCCGGCGGAGACGAAGGCAGCCTTTACCATCAACGGAAGAGATATTGAGACGCCGTACTACAGTATTTCCCTGAACGGCTATGGACAGATCACACGGCTGTTTGACAAGACCTTCGGGCGTGAGGTGCTTCCAAAGGGCGAGCGCGCGAACGTGCTGCAGATGTTCGAGGATAAGCCGCTCGACAACGACGCCTGGGATATCGACATTTTTTATCAGCAGAAGATGCGCGAGATCACCGATCTGACAAAGTTTGAGGTAACGGAGTGCGGCGCGCTGCAGATGAAGATTCATATGGAGTGGAATTACATGAGCTCCTTCATCGCACAGGATATGGTGCTCTACAGCGACAGCAGAAGAATCGACTTTAAGACGTTCGTGGATTACCATGAGCAGCATCAGCTCATGAAAGCAGCATTCCCGGTAGACATCCGCTCTACTTACGGAACATACGATGTGCAGTATGGCAATGTGAGACGTCCGAACCACTGGAATACAAGCTGGGATCAGGCGCGGTTTGAGAGCGTGGCGCATCGCTGGGCGGATCTGTCCGAGAGAAATTATGGCGTCAGCCTCTTAAATGATTGCAAGTACGGTCATGACATCAAGGACAATGTGATACGTATCAGTCTGCTGAAAGCAGGCACGCACCCGGATCACCTGCAGGATCAGGGACAGCACGTATTCACCTACGCGCTCCTTCCGCATGGCGGAGATTTCGTGGAAGGAAACGTGGTGCAGGAGGCATATGCGCTGAACGATCCGATGCAGACGGCGGAGGGCGTCTGCACCTTTGGAGCGGAAAGCTTCGTAACCTTCGACAACGATCAGGTGGAGCTGGACGCAGTGAAGAAATCCGAGGATGGAAAATATCTCGTTATCCGCTTCCACGAGTTTGCAGGCTCCGCGCAGAAAGTGACGATGCGTCCGGGCTTTGCTTTCCGGGAATGGACAGAGTGCGATCTGCGTGAGCGTCCTCTTGGTGAATGGTCGCAGGAGAAGGAGGTTGTACTTTCATTGCACGCCTATGAAATCAAGACAATTTTGATCTCTTTATAA
- a CDS encoding glycoside hydrolase family 125 protein: MTEKRKNGQIPEAINHILDTVKEIFAQEPQVYETFKNCYTNTLDTAVHHMKDNTVYIVTGDIPAMWLRDSAASLRPYLIPAKEDKEIADILVGAAQRQAAYICIDPYANAFNAEPNGNCWEKDETEMNDWLWERKYEVDSLCYPIQFAYLIWKNTGRTDQFTRSFAEAAWKILTVFRTEQYHEEKSGYRFTRRNTYYTDTLSRDGKGPLAKQGIGMTWSGFRPSDDACTYGYLIPSNMFAVVVLGYLEEIARDVLKIPDMAREAAVLKEEIYEGIEKYGITRKEGFGEVYAYEADGFGEFNLMDDANVPSLLSMDYLGYRGRSREVAENTRRMILSETNPFYYKGEKAAGIGSPHTPAGYIWHIALCMRGLTAQTAEKKRQMIMLAVSTDGGKNLMHEGFCADDDTKYTREWFTWANAMFSELVMDYCGYKIEKETHVSCGMTE; this comes from the coding sequence ATGACAGAGAAGAGGAAAAACGGGCAGATTCCGGAAGCAATTAATCACATACTGGATACCGTAAAAGAGATATTTGCGCAGGAGCCGCAGGTATATGAGACATTTAAAAACTGCTACACAAATACGCTGGATACGGCTGTTCATCATATGAAGGACAATACGGTGTACATTGTCACGGGAGATATTCCTGCCATGTGGCTGCGTGACTCGGCAGCCTCCCTGCGTCCCTATCTGATTCCGGCAAAGGAGGACAAAGAAATCGCCGATATTCTGGTGGGTGCGGCGCAGCGGCAGGCGGCGTACATCTGCATCGACCCCTATGCAAATGCCTTTAATGCGGAGCCGAACGGCAACTGCTGGGAGAAGGACGAGACGGAAATGAATGACTGGCTCTGGGAGCGCAAATATGAGGTGGATTCCCTTTGTTATCCCATCCAGTTTGCTTATCTTATCTGGAAAAACACCGGCAGAACCGACCAGTTCACCCGTTCCTTTGCGGAGGCGGCGTGGAAAATTCTCACGGTGTTCCGCACGGAGCAGTACCACGAGGAAAAGTCGGGCTACCGCTTCACCAGAAGAAATACGTATTACACGGATACTCTGTCCAGGGATGGAAAGGGTCCGCTGGCAAAGCAGGGCATCGGGATGACCTGGTCGGGATTCCGCCCAAGCGATGACGCCTGCACCTACGGATATCTGATCCCATCCAATATGTTTGCGGTAGTCGTGCTTGGCTATCTTGAGGAGATTGCCCGCGACGTGCTGAAAATTCCGGATATGGCGCGGGAGGCGGCAGTGCTGAAGGAAGAAATTTACGAGGGCATTGAAAAATACGGCATTACCCGCAAAGAAGGATTCGGAGAGGTGTATGCATACGAGGCGGACGGCTTTGGCGAATTCAATCTGATGGACGACGCCAACGTGCCGAGCCTTTTGTCGATGGATTATCTCGGCTACCGAGGGCGCAGCCGCGAAGTGGCGGAAAATACGAGACGAATGATTTTAAGCGAGACGAATCCCTTCTACTATAAAGGGGAAAAGGCGGCGGGAATCGGCAGCCCGCATACGCCAGCCGGATATATCTGGCATATTGCATTATGTATGCGGGGGCTTACCGCACAGACGGCGGAGAAAAAGAGGCAGATGATCATGCTTGCCGTCTCCACGGACGGCGGTAAAAATCTGATGCATGAGGGCTTCTGCGCAGACGATGACACAAAGTATACAAGGGAATGGTTTACCTGGGCAAATGCGATGTTCAGCGAACTTGTGATGGATTATTGCGGATATAAGATAGAAAAAGAAACGCATGTATCATGCGGTATGACAGAATAA
- a CDS encoding discoidin domain-containing protein, which translates to MVIPVNELLTEGEGVTVSMEWPDNSLPKAGLTASQTLVGPGSTVTFTSSCSQNTESVAWSMPGAGEETAEGETVSVIYENEGVYDVTVTAKNSSGEEEKTFSGLIVVSAELEKDGALTLLSQGKEVEATAYVNDNEAPPFAVDGDVTKKWCATGTPPHELTIDLGEEAAVSQVKISHAEAGGESADMNTKAYTILVSSDGLSFNEVASVTKNTKGETLDTFAPVNARYVKLSVVKPTQGSDTAARIYEVEVYGTETTLDAASETE; encoded by the coding sequence ATGGTAATTCCGGTGAATGAACTGCTCACGGAAGGCGAAGGCGTGACCGTATCTATGGAATGGCCAGACAACAGCCTGCCGAAGGCGGGGCTGACTGCCTCCCAGACGCTGGTGGGACCGGGAAGCACCGTAACCTTTACAAGCAGCTGCTCGCAGAATACCGAGAGTGTTGCATGGTCAATGCCGGGCGCAGGCGAGGAGACAGCAGAGGGCGAAACGGTAAGCGTTATTTATGAAAACGAGGGCGTTTACGATGTGACAGTAACCGCAAAGAACTCCTCCGGAGAGGAAGAAAAGACCTTCAGCGGACTGATCGTTGTTTCTGCAGAGCTTGAGAAAGACGGAGCGCTGACACTATTATCCCAGGGCAAGGAAGTAGAAGCGACTGCTTACGTAAATGATAACGAGGCACCGCCTTTCGCAGTGGACGGCGACGTAACAAAAAAATGGTGCGCAACCGGCACACCGCCTCATGAGCTGACGATTGATCTCGGTGAGGAAGCGGCAGTCAGCCAGGTGAAGATTTCCCATGCAGAAGCAGGCGGAGAGAGCGCTGACATGAACACGAAGGCGTACACCATTCTGGTAAGCAGCGACGGTCTTTCCTTTAACGAGGTGGCGTCCGTCACAAAGAACACGAAGGGTGAAACGCTCGATACCTTTGCACCGGTAAATGCAAGATATGTGAAATTATCGGTAGTGAAGCCGACGCAGGGTTCCGACACGGCAGCACGTATCTATGAGGTAGAGGTGTACGGCACCGAAACCACACTTGACGCGGCTTCTGAGACTGAGTAA
- a CDS encoding endo-beta-N-acetylglucosaminidase: protein MKRKELLRRASVAGLAAIVAVGTSACQQTKKETGAPTEAVTEAAATDAAQVETEARETEAAAETETAAEAVAAAEETAAEAAEEAKTDADGAAASRYQVTEENQNRELVMNDQPESSYWFPEQLLEWNAEEDKDLEYNVSTVPLAKRVDKENLTPVNSTQNTDTKVMAISIMNSSTSGNAPHGLNSANCNIFTYWQYVDELVYWGGSSGEGLIVPPSPDVTDLGHKNGVPVIGTVFFPQGVAGGKMEWLDTFLSQDADGNFPVADKLIEAAQTYGFDGWFINQETEGTEEEPLTKEYADTMQLFIKYFKEKAPDLRLVYYDSMTVDGEMDWQNALTDKNAAYLVDEEGNAVADEMFLNFWWTDEELADEKLLEASAEKAAELAIDPYDLYAGIDVQANGYNTPIRWDLFANEDGTSHTSLGIYCPSWAYFSASTLDGFHKNENTLWVNSKRDPSAEMEYTSADQWHGVSAYVIEKSGFERRN from the coding sequence ATGAAGAGAAAAGAGTTGTTAAGAAGGGCTTCGGTAGCAGGTCTGGCAGCGATCGTGGCAGTGGGTACAAGCGCGTGCCAGCAGACGAAGAAGGAAACCGGGGCGCCGACGGAAGCAGTGACGGAGGCGGCAGCAACCGATGCAGCGCAGGTGGAAACCGAAGCCAGGGAAACGGAAGCCGCGGCGGAAACGGAGACGGCAGCCGAAGCGGTGGCAGCGGCGGAAGAGACAGCAGCTGAAGCGGCAGAAGAAGCGAAAACTGACGCGGACGGCGCCGCAGCGAGCCGCTACCAGGTAACGGAAGAAAACCAGAACAGGGAGCTGGTGATGAACGATCAGCCGGAATCCTCCTACTGGTTCCCGGAGCAGCTTCTTGAGTGGAATGCAGAAGAGGATAAGGATCTGGAGTACAATGTCAGCACGGTTCCGTTGGCAAAGCGTGTGGATAAGGAAAATCTGACTCCGGTAAACAGCACGCAGAACACGGACACGAAGGTGATGGCGATTTCCATCATGAACTCCAGCACAAGCGGAAACGCGCCGCATGGTCTTAATTCTGCAAATTGCAACATTTTTACCTATTGGCAGTATGTGGATGAGCTGGTGTACTGGGGAGGCTCTTCGGGAGAAGGCCTGATCGTTCCGCCAAGCCCGGATGTGACAGATTTAGGACACAAGAACGGCGTTCCGGTAATTGGTACTGTATTCTTCCCGCAGGGCGTTGCCGGCGGTAAGATGGAGTGGCTGGATACCTTCCTCTCGCAGGATGCGGACGGAAACTTCCCGGTGGCGGACAAGCTGATCGAGGCGGCGCAGACCTATGGCTTTGACGGCTGGTTCATTAACCAGGAGACGGAAGGAACAGAGGAGGAGCCGCTGACGAAGGAATATGCGGATACCATGCAGCTCTTCATCAAATACTTTAAGGAAAAAGCGCCGGATCTGCGTCTGGTTTACTATGATTCCATGACGGTGGACGGCGAGATGGACTGGCAGAACGCGCTGACAGACAAAAACGCGGCATATCTGGTTGACGAAGAAGGCAACGCGGTTGCAGATGAAATGTTCTTAAACTTCTGGTGGACAGATGAGGAACTGGCGGATGAAAAGCTGCTGGAGGCATCTGCAGAAAAGGCAGCAGAGCTTGCTATCGATCCGTATGATCTTTATGCGGGCATTGACGTGCAGGCAAACGGCTACAACACACCGATCCGCTGGGATCTGTTTGCAAACGAGGACGGAACAAGCCATACTTCCCTCGGTATTTATTGTCCGAGCTGGGCATATTTCTCCGCTTCCACGCTGGATGGTTTCCACAAGAATGAAAACACCCTCTGGGTAAACAGTAAGCGCGATCCGTCTGCAGAGATGGAATATACTTCTGCAGATCAGTGGCACGGCGTTTCTGCCTATGTAATAGAGAAATCGGGATTTGAAAGGAGGAATTGA